DNA from Thermodesulfobacteriota bacterium:
GATTGTGTAGCAAAACCAATTAACGTGACATGTATACAGAGAATAGCCTATTTTAGAAAGAACAAACTCTAATAGAATTCATTTTATTACTGTACACAGATTGGCTGAAATTGTAGTATGTATATTAAACTGAAGCTTATAATAATGGATCCTTTTTTCTAAATCATTCAATGATTGGATACTCAAACTCCACCTCATTCTAATTATTAAGTTCTTGTTTTAATATTCAAAATAATATAATTTTCTTTGAGAATTATTGATATTAAAGGAGGGTGATCGAATGTCTAGTTTTAAGGATCGTATAATAAAATCTGCCTTGTTGGATGCTAATATTTACGAGGAAATCGAGGCTGATAAGGAAGCTATGGGGCAAGCGGCGATAGTTGTTATTCTATCAAGCGTCGCTGCAGGGATTGGGGCCATTGGTACCAATGGGATTGCCGGCTTGGTGTTCGCGACCGTCGCCGCCCTTATTGGTTGGCTTGTATGGGCGCTTCTTACCTTCTATATCGGCACTAAATTACTGCCAGAACCGGAGACGAAATCTGATTATGGGGAGCTTCTTAGAACCATCGGATTCGCTAGTTCTCCTGGCCTAATCAGGATATTGGGTATCATACCATGGATA
Protein-coding regions in this window:
- a CDS encoding YIP1 family protein translates to MSSFKDRIIKSALLDANIYEEIEADKEAMGQAAIVVILSSVAAGIGAIGTNGIAGLVFATVAALIGWLVWALLTFYIGTKLLPEPETKSDYGELLRTIGFASSPGLIRILGIIPWISTIVLVIGGIWMLVAMVIAVRQALDYKSTLRAVGVCVVGWIIQFLVILLLFWIFGVPLNSV